A section of the Streptomyces sp. SCL15-4 genome encodes:
- the hisB gene encoding imidazoleglycerol-phosphate dehydratase HisB, translating to MSRVGRVERTTKETSVLVEIDLDGTGRTDIATGVGFYDHMLDQLGRHGLFDLTVKTDGDLHIDSHHTIEDTALALGAAFKKALGDKVGIYRFGNCTVPLDESLAQVTVDLSGRPYLVHTEPENMAPMIGAYDTTMTRHILESFVAQAQIALHVHVPYGRNAHHIVECQFKALARALRYASERDPRAAGILPSTKGAL from the coding sequence ATGAGCCGCGTTGGACGCGTGGAGCGCACCACCAAGGAGACGTCGGTGCTGGTCGAGATAGACCTCGACGGCACCGGCCGGACCGACATCGCCACCGGCGTCGGCTTCTACGACCACATGCTCGACCAGCTCGGCCGGCACGGACTGTTCGACCTGACCGTGAAGACCGACGGCGACCTGCACATCGACTCCCACCACACCATCGAGGACACCGCCCTCGCGCTGGGCGCCGCCTTCAAGAAGGCCCTCGGCGACAAGGTGGGCATCTACCGCTTCGGCAACTGCACGGTCCCGCTGGACGAGTCCCTCGCCCAGGTCACCGTCGACCTGTCCGGCCGTCCCTACCTCGTGCACACCGAGCCCGAGAACATGGCGCCCATGATCGGCGCGTACGACACCACGATGACCCGGCACATCCTGGAGTCCTTCGTCGCCCAGGCGCAGATCGCGCTGCACGTGCACGTGCCCTACGGCCGCAACGCGCACCACATCGTGGAGTGCCAGTTCAAGGCGCTGGCCCGGGCCCTCAGGTACGCCTCCGAGCGTGACCCGCGCGCGGCCGGCATCCTCCCGTCGACGAAGGGCGCGCTGTAA
- a CDS encoding histidinol-phosphate transaminase — translation MSRWDELPIRDELRGKSPYGAPQLDVPVRLNTNENPYPLPEPLVERIAERVREAARDLNRYPDRDAVRLRTELAAYLTKSGGHPLGTENVWAANGSNEVIQQLLQTFGGPGRTALGFEPSYSMHALIARGTGTGWISGPRGEDFTIDLAAAERAIAEHRPDVVFVTTPNNPTGNAVPRETVLALYEAAQAAKPSMVIVDEAYIEFSHGASLLPLLEGRPHLVVSRTMSKAFGAAGLRLGYLAAHPAVVDAVQLVRLPYHLSAITQATALAALEHTDTLLGYVEQLKAERDRLVAELRAIGYEVTASDANFVQFGRFADAHAVWRKILDRGVLVRDNGVPGWLRVTAGTPKENDAFLDAVREVKKELGS, via the coding sequence GTGTCCCGCTGGGACGAGCTGCCCATCCGTGACGAGCTGCGCGGCAAGTCCCCCTACGGCGCGCCCCAGCTGGACGTGCCCGTACGGCTGAACACCAACGAGAACCCCTACCCGCTGCCCGAGCCGCTGGTCGAGCGGATCGCGGAGCGGGTGCGCGAGGCCGCCCGCGACCTGAACCGCTACCCGGACCGGGACGCGGTCCGGCTGCGCACCGAGCTGGCCGCGTATCTGACGAAGTCCGGCGGACATCCCCTCGGCACCGAGAACGTCTGGGCCGCCAACGGCTCCAACGAGGTCATCCAGCAGCTGCTGCAGACCTTCGGCGGGCCGGGCCGCACGGCCCTCGGCTTCGAGCCGTCGTACTCGATGCACGCGCTCATCGCGCGCGGCACCGGCACCGGCTGGATCTCCGGTCCCCGCGGCGAGGACTTCACCATCGACCTCGCCGCCGCCGAGCGCGCCATCGCCGAGCACCGGCCGGACGTCGTCTTCGTCACCACCCCCAACAACCCCACCGGCAACGCGGTCCCGCGGGAGACGGTCCTCGCGCTGTACGAGGCGGCGCAGGCGGCCAAGCCGTCCATGGTGATCGTGGACGAGGCGTACATCGAGTTCAGCCACGGCGCCTCGCTGCTGCCGCTGCTGGAGGGCCGCCCGCACCTGGTGGTCTCCCGCACGATGTCCAAGGCGTTCGGCGCCGCCGGCCTGCGCCTCGGCTACCTGGCCGCGCACCCGGCCGTCGTGGACGCCGTCCAGCTGGTCCGGCTGCCGTACCACCTGTCGGCCATCACCCAGGCGACCGCCCTGGCCGCGCTGGAGCACACAGACACCCTGCTCGGCTACGTCGAGCAGCTCAAGGCCGAGCGGGACCGGCTGGTCGCCGAGCTGCGCGCGATCGGCTACGAGGTCACCGCGTCCGACGCGAACTTCGTGCAGTTCGGCCGGTTCGCCGACGCCCACGCAGTCTGGCGGAAGATCCTCGACCGGGGCGTGCTGGTCCGGGACAACGGCGTGCCGGGGTGGCTGCGGGTGACCGCCGGCACCCCCAAGGAGAACGACGCGTTCCTCGACGCGGTACGGGAAGTGAAGAAGGAGCTGGGTTCATGA
- a CDS encoding RidA family protein: protein MTSEAVRRVRSESPWEESFGSARAVAAGDRVLVAGTTSFKGTVLYGEADPYEQAKVAFTSALEAIAEFGLGIESVIRTRMYLTHARDVEAAGRAHQELFGSVRPVSTLLVVQGFVDPRILVEVELEAFRGA, encoded by the coding sequence ATGACGTCCGAAGCCGTGCGGCGTGTGAGAAGCGAAAGTCCCTGGGAAGAGTCCTTCGGTTCCGCACGCGCCGTGGCGGCGGGCGACCGGGTGCTGGTGGCGGGCACGACGTCCTTCAAGGGCACCGTGCTCTACGGCGAGGCCGACCCGTACGAACAGGCCAAGGTGGCCTTCACCAGCGCCCTGGAGGCGATCGCGGAGTTCGGCCTCGGCATCGAGTCCGTGATCCGTACGCGGATGTACCTGACCCATGCGCGGGACGTGGAAGCCGCCGGCCGGGCCCACCAGGAGCTGTTCGGCTCCGTGCGCCCGGTCTCGACCCTGCTGGTCGTCCAGGGCTTCGTCGACCCGCGCATCCTGGTCGAAGTGGAACTAGAAGCATTCAGAGGAGCCTGA
- the hisI gene encoding phosphoribosyl-AMP cyclohydrolase, whose translation MTSTTGSPRPSSLDPEIAARLKRSADGLVPAIAQQYDTGEVLMLGWMDDEALHRTLTTGRCTYWSRSRQEYWVKGDTSGHVQRVKSVALDCDGDTLLVKVDQVGAACHTGARTCFDEDVLLTDADSAAPASAQ comes from the coding sequence ATGACCAGTACGACCGGCAGCCCCCGGCCCAGCAGCCTCGACCCGGAGATCGCCGCGCGGCTCAAGCGCAGCGCCGACGGACTCGTCCCCGCCATCGCCCAGCAGTACGACACCGGCGAGGTGCTCATGCTCGGCTGGATGGACGACGAGGCACTGCACCGCACGCTGACCACCGGCCGCTGCACCTACTGGTCGCGCAGCCGTCAGGAGTACTGGGTCAAGGGCGACACCTCCGGCCACGTCCAGCGGGTCAAGTCGGTCGCCCTGGACTGCGACGGCGACACCCTGCTGGTCAAGGTCGACCAGGTGGGCGCCGCCTGCCACACCGGCGCGCGCACCTGCTTCGACGAGGACGTGCTCCTGACGGACGCGGATTCCGCCGCTCCGGCATCCGCTCAGTAA
- the priA gene encoding bifunctional 1-(5-phosphoribosyl)-5-((5-phosphoribosylamino)methylideneamino)imidazole-4-carboxamide isomerase/phosphoribosylanthranilate isomerase PriA: MAKLELLPAVDVRDGQAVRLVHGESGTETSYGSPLEAALAWQRAGAEWLHLVDLDAAFGTGDNRALIAEVAGAMDIKVELSGGIRDDDTLAAALATGCTRVNLGTAALETPEWVARVIAEHGDKIAVGLDVRGTTLRGRGWTRDGGDLYETLDRLDKEGCARYVVTDIAKDGTLQGPNLELLRNVCAATDRPVVASGGVSSLDDLRALAGLVPLGVEGAIVGKALYAKAFTLEEALEAVSS, from the coding sequence ATGGCCAAGCTCGAACTGCTTCCCGCCGTCGACGTCCGTGACGGCCAGGCCGTCCGCCTCGTGCACGGCGAGTCCGGCACCGAGACCTCCTACGGCTCCCCGCTGGAGGCCGCCCTCGCCTGGCAGCGCGCCGGCGCGGAGTGGCTGCACCTGGTCGACCTGGACGCCGCGTTCGGCACGGGGGACAACCGCGCGCTGATCGCCGAGGTCGCCGGGGCGATGGACATCAAGGTGGAGCTGTCCGGCGGCATCCGCGACGACGACACCCTCGCCGCCGCCCTCGCCACCGGTTGCACCCGGGTGAACCTCGGCACGGCCGCGCTGGAGACCCCCGAGTGGGTCGCCCGGGTCATCGCCGAGCACGGCGACAAGATCGCCGTCGGCCTGGACGTCCGCGGCACCACCCTGCGCGGCCGGGGCTGGACCCGCGACGGCGGCGACCTCTACGAGACGCTGGACCGCCTGGACAAGGAGGGCTGCGCCCGCTACGTCGTCACCGACATCGCCAAGGACGGCACGCTCCAGGGCCCGAACCTGGAGCTGCTGCGGAACGTGTGCGCGGCGACCGACCGCCCGGTGGTCGCCTCCGGCGGCGTCTCCTCGCTGGACGACCTGCGCGCCCTCGCCGGCCTGGTGCCCCTCGGTGTCGAGGGCGCCATCGTAGGGAAGGCGCTGTACGCGAAGGCGTTCACCCTGGAAGAGGCCTTGGAGGCTGTGTCGTCATGA
- a CDS encoding MFS transporter — MTATLIPPASVRAHRDPNVLRWLGAYTSSMLGDNVYYLALSWAAVQAGTPAQAGLVMSASALPRAVLMLGGGVIADRLGPKRVVIGSDAVRCAAVLAVAALLFLTHPGLWPLALLACVFGTVDAVFMPAVGALPARITGHDQLARVQGLRGLAIRAASVVGAPLGGLGVALGGAPAAFALAGALIALSLPLLLSVRVRDLPAGAERGATAWSDLRAGLRHVRRHRVLGPLMIAIALGDLGFVGPLNVGLTLLADHRGWGAAGMGWILAGFGAGAAAASLLLAARGRLPRAGLLTGCACAAGSVAVGALAFVPGLAAAVGTALLVGLLTGLSGALCGALLQTQADPAYLGRVTAVSSLVSLGLTPLSMPFAAAATGAFGLGPVYAVSAAVCGLGGLVFLAVPALRRAELPG, encoded by the coding sequence GTGACCGCCACGCTCATACCGCCCGCGTCCGTGCGGGCCCACCGCGATCCCAACGTGCTGCGCTGGCTCGGTGCGTACACCTCCTCGATGCTCGGCGACAACGTCTACTACCTCGCGCTGTCCTGGGCCGCCGTACAGGCCGGCACCCCCGCGCAGGCCGGGCTCGTGATGTCCGCGAGCGCGCTGCCCCGGGCCGTGCTGATGCTCGGCGGAGGCGTGATCGCCGACCGGCTGGGCCCGAAGCGGGTCGTGATCGGCAGCGACGCCGTGCGCTGCGCCGCCGTCCTCGCCGTGGCCGCGCTGCTCTTCCTCACCCACCCCGGCCTGTGGCCCCTCGCCCTGCTCGCGTGCGTCTTCGGCACCGTCGACGCTGTGTTCATGCCGGCCGTGGGCGCCCTCCCGGCCCGGATCACCGGCCACGACCAGCTCGCCCGCGTCCAGGGCCTGCGCGGCCTCGCCATCCGCGCCGCGAGCGTCGTCGGCGCCCCGCTCGGCGGCCTCGGCGTGGCCCTCGGCGGCGCCCCGGCGGCCTTCGCCCTCGCCGGAGCGCTCATCGCGCTGTCACTGCCGCTGCTGCTGTCCGTCCGCGTACGGGACCTGCCCGCCGGCGCCGAGCGCGGCGCCACCGCCTGGAGCGACCTGAGGGCCGGACTGCGTCACGTCCGCCGGCACCGGGTCCTCGGACCCCTCATGATCGCCATCGCGCTCGGCGACCTCGGCTTCGTCGGCCCGCTGAACGTCGGCCTGACCCTGCTCGCCGACCACCGCGGCTGGGGCGCCGCGGGCATGGGCTGGATACTGGCCGGCTTCGGCGCCGGCGCGGCCGCCGCCTCCCTGCTGCTCGCCGCCCGCGGCCGGCTGCCCCGCGCCGGACTGCTCACCGGATGCGCGTGCGCCGCGGGTTCCGTGGCCGTCGGCGCCCTCGCCTTCGTCCCCGGCCTGGCCGCAGCCGTCGGCACCGCCCTGCTCGTCGGTCTGCTCACCGGACTCAGCGGAGCGCTGTGCGGCGCGCTGCTCCAGACCCAGGCCGACCCCGCCTACCTGGGCCGCGTCACCGCCGTCTCCAGCCTCGTCAGCCTCGGCCTCACCCCGCTGAGCATGCCCTTCGCCGCCGCCGCGACCGGCGCCTTCGGACTCGGCCCGGTCTACGCCGTCAGCGCCGCCGTCTGCGGACTCGGCGGCCTCGTCTTCCTCGCCGTACCGGCCCTGCGCCGCGCGGAACTCCCCGGCTGA
- the hisD gene encoding histidinol dehydrogenase produces MISRIDLRGDALPEGPALRDLLPRADFDVQAALEKVRPICEAVHHRGDAALIDFAEKFDGVRLETVRVPAQALTDALAALDPAVRAALEESIRRARLVHRAQRRTTHTTQVVPGGSVTEKWVPVERVGLYAPGGRSVYPSSVVMNVVPAQEAGVESIALASPAQAAFGGLPHPTILAACALLGVDEVYAAGGATAVAMFAYGTESCPPANMVTGPGNIWVAAAKRYFTGKIGIDAEAGPTEIAILADDTADPVHVAADLISQAEHDPLAAAVLVTDSAALADAVEKELAPQVAATKHVEDRIVPALEGRQSAIVLVDGIEEGLKVVDAYGAEHLEIQTADAAAVADRVRNAGAIFIGPWAPVSLGDYAAGSNHVLPTGGCACHSSGLSVQSFLRGIHIVDYTRDALAEVAHHVVTLAEAEDLPAHGAAVKARFGWKVPESK; encoded by the coding sequence GTGATTTCCCGAATCGATCTGCGCGGCGACGCCCTTCCCGAGGGCCCCGCCCTGCGCGACCTGCTGCCCCGAGCCGACTTCGACGTTCAGGCCGCCCTGGAGAAGGTGCGTCCGATCTGCGAGGCCGTGCATCATCGTGGCGACGCGGCGCTGATCGACTTCGCCGAGAAGTTCGACGGAGTACGGCTGGAAACCGTCCGTGTCCCGGCCCAGGCGCTCACCGACGCGCTCGCCGCCCTCGACCCGGCCGTCCGCGCCGCCCTGGAGGAGTCCATCCGCCGGGCCCGGCTGGTCCACCGCGCCCAGCGCCGTACGACCCACACCACCCAGGTCGTCCCGGGCGGCTCGGTCACCGAGAAGTGGGTGCCGGTCGAGCGGGTCGGGCTGTACGCGCCCGGCGGCCGCTCGGTGTACCCGTCCTCCGTGGTGATGAACGTGGTGCCCGCGCAGGAGGCCGGTGTCGAGTCCATCGCGCTCGCCTCCCCGGCCCAGGCCGCGTTCGGCGGCCTGCCGCACCCGACGATCCTCGCCGCCTGCGCCCTGCTCGGCGTGGACGAGGTCTACGCCGCGGGCGGCGCCACCGCCGTCGCGATGTTCGCGTACGGCACCGAGTCCTGCCCGCCCGCGAACATGGTCACCGGCCCGGGCAACATCTGGGTCGCCGCCGCCAAGCGCTACTTCACCGGCAAGATCGGCATCGACGCCGAGGCCGGCCCGACCGAGATCGCGATCCTCGCCGACGACACCGCCGACCCGGTGCACGTGGCCGCCGACCTGATCAGCCAGGCCGAGCACGACCCGCTCGCGGCCGCCGTCCTGGTCACCGACTCCGCCGCGCTGGCGGACGCGGTGGAGAAGGAGCTGGCGCCGCAGGTCGCGGCCACCAAGCACGTCGAGGACCGGATCGTGCCCGCGCTGGAGGGCCGGCAGTCCGCGATCGTCCTCGTGGACGGCATCGAGGAGGGCCTGAAGGTGGTCGACGCCTACGGCGCCGAGCACCTGGAGATCCAGACGGCCGACGCCGCCGCGGTCGCCGACCGGGTCCGCAACGCGGGCGCGATCTTCATCGGTCCCTGGGCCCCCGTCTCCCTCGGCGACTACGCGGCCGGGTCCAACCACGTCCTGCCCACCGGCGGCTGCGCCTGCCACTCCTCGGGCCTGTCCGTCCAGTCCTTCCTGCGCGGCATCCACATCGTGGACTACACCCGGGACGCGCTCGCCGAGGTCGCCCACCACGTGGTGACGCTGGCGGAGGCGGAGGACCTGCCCGCGCACGGCGCGGCGGTCAAGGCGAGGTTCGGCTGGAAGGTACCCGAGAGCAAGTGA
- a CDS encoding oxidoreductase, with the protein MTEGAGLRIAAGDLPDDLTAAEAGMWLAFRNGSVYDLSSGDLAADDPHGGHPWGPERTVRARIVCWLLLDGPPALAGRVSALKLVGVRITGVLDLAGGQVTPYVELTGCRFDQEVRLPEARFTTVRLVDCAAPRLEAARVHTEGDLHLPRCRFQNGVRLTDAHIGTDLLLNQAIVYRDRGGRSIAADGMTVGQDLQAELLESHGELSLRGAQVGGSLSFRGARLANPYARFALNAPQLTVERTLYLTPAGVGSPALSGTTPARGTRIQRFECRGGVRLDDGRFGDAVDLERARFSLTDDQELSLRRVQTPELRFLGDKPQRGKVLLSGARVVNLVDRASSWPEAGSLHMGGFAYENLVPKGPFPLARRLDWVAAATAEYAPEPYERLASVLRSAGEDEDAREVLLAKQRRRRETLPPAAKVWGFAQDWTVAYGYRPGRAAVWMAVLWAAGTLAFAHADHPPMGSGGHPTWSPALFTLDLLLPVIDLGQVGQWQLRGGWQWLSTVMVLVGWVLATTVAAGATRLLRRS; encoded by the coding sequence GTGACCGAGGGAGCCGGCCTCCGCATCGCCGCCGGGGATCTGCCGGACGACCTGACCGCGGCCGAGGCGGGCATGTGGCTGGCCTTCCGCAACGGCAGCGTGTACGACCTGAGCAGCGGGGACCTCGCCGCGGACGATCCGCACGGCGGGCATCCCTGGGGCCCGGAGCGGACCGTGCGCGCCCGCATCGTGTGCTGGCTGCTGCTGGACGGCCCGCCGGCGCTGGCCGGCCGGGTGTCCGCGCTGAAGCTCGTCGGCGTACGGATCACCGGGGTGCTGGATCTGGCCGGTGGCCAGGTCACGCCGTACGTGGAGCTGACGGGCTGCCGCTTCGACCAGGAGGTCCGGCTGCCCGAGGCCCGGTTCACGACCGTGCGCCTGGTGGACTGCGCGGCGCCGCGGCTGGAGGCGGCCCGGGTGCACACGGAGGGCGATCTGCATCTGCCGCGCTGCCGGTTCCAGAACGGCGTCCGGCTGACCGACGCGCACATCGGCACCGACCTGCTGCTCAACCAGGCGATCGTGTACCGCGACCGCGGCGGACGGTCGATCGCGGCGGACGGCATGACCGTCGGCCAGGACCTCCAGGCGGAGCTGCTGGAGTCGCACGGCGAGCTGAGCCTGCGCGGCGCCCAGGTCGGCGGCTCGCTCAGCTTCCGCGGCGCGAGACTGGCCAACCCCTACGCCCGGTTCGCCCTGAACGCCCCTCAGCTCACGGTCGAGCGCACCCTCTATCTGACCCCGGCCGGAGTGGGCAGCCCGGCGCTGAGCGGCACCACGCCCGCGCGCGGCACGCGCATCCAGCGGTTCGAGTGCCGGGGCGGGGTGCGGCTGGACGACGGGCGGTTCGGGGACGCCGTCGACCTGGAGCGGGCCCGGTTCTCCCTCACCGACGACCAGGAGCTGTCGCTGCGCCGGGTGCAGACGCCGGAGCTGCGCTTCCTCGGGGACAAGCCGCAGCGCGGCAAGGTGCTGCTGTCGGGCGCGCGGGTGGTGAACCTGGTGGACCGCGCGAGCAGCTGGCCGGAGGCGGGCAGTCTGCACATGGGCGGCTTCGCCTACGAGAACCTGGTGCCGAAGGGCCCGTTCCCGCTGGCCCGGCGCCTGGACTGGGTGGCGGCGGCCACCGCCGAGTACGCCCCGGAGCCGTACGAGCGGCTGGCGTCGGTGCTGCGCTCCGCCGGGGAGGACGAGGACGCGCGCGAGGTGCTGCTCGCCAAGCAGCGCCGGCGGCGCGAGACGCTGCCGCCGGCGGCCAAGGTCTGGGGTTTCGCCCAGGACTGGACGGTGGCCTACGGCTACCGTCCGGGGCGGGCCGCGGTGTGGATGGCGGTGCTGTGGGCGGCGGGCACGCTGGCGTTCGCGCACGCCGACCATCCGCCGATGGGTTCCGGCGGGCATCCCACGTGGAGCCCGGCGCTGTTCACGCTGGACCTGCTGCTGCCGGTGATCGACCTCGGCCAGGTCGGGCAGTGGCAGCTGCGCGGCGGCTGGCAGTGGCTGTCGACGGTGATGGTCCTCGTCGGCTGGGTCCTGGCGACCACGGTGGCTGCGGGCGCGACCCGGTTGCTGCGGCGGAGCTGA
- a CDS encoding TIGR03085 family metal-binding protein: protein MSTFAKRERLLLADLLETVGPDAETLCAGWRTRDLAAHVIVRERRPDAAGGTLVRQLAPRLEKVMAEYTAKPYEELIRLIRSGPPRFSPFQLKQVDEAANVIEFYVHTEDVRRAQPDWTRRELDPVFQDTLWSRLERAARLLGKGAPTGLVLRRPDGQTVVAHRGTPVVTVTGEPSELLMFAFGRQSAARVELDGDGDAIDRLHESKQLGI from the coding sequence ATGTCGACCTTCGCCAAGCGGGAACGGCTGTTGCTCGCCGACCTCCTGGAAACCGTCGGTCCGGACGCCGAGACCCTCTGCGCGGGCTGGCGGACGCGGGACCTGGCCGCGCACGTGATCGTGCGCGAGCGCCGCCCGGACGCGGCGGGCGGCACACTGGTCAGGCAGCTCGCGCCGCGCCTGGAGAAGGTGATGGCCGAGTACACCGCGAAGCCGTACGAGGAGCTGATCCGGCTGATCCGCAGCGGGCCGCCGCGGTTCTCGCCGTTCCAGCTCAAGCAGGTCGACGAGGCGGCCAACGTCATCGAGTTCTACGTCCACACCGAGGACGTCCGCCGCGCCCAGCCGGACTGGACCCGGCGCGAGCTGGACCCGGTGTTCCAGGACACGCTGTGGTCGCGGCTGGAGCGGGCCGCGCGGCTGCTGGGGAAGGGCGCGCCGACGGGTCTGGTGCTGCGCCGCCCGGACGGGCAGACGGTGGTGGCGCACCGGGGGACGCCGGTGGTCACGGTGACCGGTGAGCCGTCGGAGCTGCTGATGTTCGCCTTCGGGCGGCAGAGCGCGGCCCGGGTGGAGCTGGACGGGGACGGGGACGCGATCGACCGGCTGCACGAGTCGAAGCAGCTGGGCATCTGA
- the hisH gene encoding imidazole glycerol phosphate synthase subunit HisH gives MELSTKKVVVFDYGFGNVRSAERALARVGADVEITRDFDRAMNADGLLVPGVGAFAACMKGLRDARGDWIVDRRLSGGRPVMGICVGMQILFARGIEHGVEAEGLEEWPGTVEPLQADVVPHMGWNTVDAPAGSELFAGLDPDARFYFVHSYAVHDWSLQAHNPVIEAPKVTWSTHGKPFVAAVENGALWATQFHPEKSGDAGAQLLTNWIGTL, from the coding sequence GTGGAATTGAGCACCAAGAAGGTCGTCGTCTTCGACTACGGCTTCGGCAACGTCCGCTCCGCCGAACGCGCCCTCGCGCGTGTGGGCGCCGACGTCGAGATCACCCGTGACTTCGACCGGGCGATGAACGCCGACGGGCTGCTGGTGCCCGGCGTCGGCGCGTTCGCCGCCTGTATGAAGGGCCTGCGCGACGCGCGCGGCGACTGGATCGTGGACCGCCGGCTGTCCGGCGGGCGTCCGGTCATGGGCATCTGCGTCGGCATGCAGATCCTGTTCGCGCGCGGCATCGAGCACGGCGTGGAGGCGGAGGGCCTGGAGGAGTGGCCCGGCACGGTCGAGCCGCTCCAGGCCGACGTGGTGCCCCACATGGGCTGGAACACCGTGGACGCCCCGGCCGGCTCGGAGCTGTTCGCGGGCCTGGACCCCGACGCCCGCTTCTACTTCGTGCACTCCTACGCCGTCCACGACTGGTCCCTTCAGGCCCACAACCCGGTGATCGAGGCCCCGAAGGTCACCTGGTCCACGCACGGCAAGCCGTTCGTGGCGGCGGTGGAGAACGGCGCCCTGTGGGCCACCCAGTTCCACCCCGAGAAGTCCGGCGACGCCGGAGCCCAGCTCCTCACCAACTGGATCGGAACCCTGTAG
- the hisF gene encoding imidazole glycerol phosphate synthase subunit HisF, protein MTLAVRVIPCLDVDNGRVVKGVNFQNLRDAGDPVEMAKVYDAEGADELTFLDITASSGDRETTYDVVRRTAEQVFIPLTVGGGVRTAEDVDKLLRAGADKVGVNTAAIARPDLIREIAERFGRQVLVLSVDARRTPEGTFEVTTHGGRRGAGLDAVEWAHRAAELGAGEILLNSMDADGTKDGYDLELITAVRRHVTVPVIASGGAGRLADFPPAIEAGADAVLAASVFHFGDLRIADVKQTLREAGHPVR, encoded by the coding sequence ATGACCCTGGCGGTCCGAGTCATCCCCTGCCTGGACGTGGACAACGGCCGGGTCGTCAAGGGCGTGAACTTCCAGAACCTGCGCGACGCCGGTGATCCCGTCGAGATGGCCAAGGTGTACGACGCCGAGGGCGCCGACGAACTGACGTTCCTGGACATCACCGCGTCCTCCGGCGACCGGGAGACGACCTACGACGTGGTGCGCCGCACCGCCGAGCAGGTGTTCATCCCGCTGACGGTCGGCGGCGGTGTGCGTACCGCCGAGGACGTGGACAAGCTGCTGCGCGCGGGCGCCGACAAGGTGGGCGTGAACACCGCCGCGATCGCCCGCCCCGACCTGATCCGCGAGATCGCGGAGCGGTTCGGCCGCCAGGTGCTGGTCCTGTCGGTGGACGCCCGCCGCACCCCCGAGGGCACCTTCGAGGTCACCACCCACGGCGGCCGGCGCGGCGCCGGGCTCGACGCGGTGGAGTGGGCGCACCGGGCGGCGGAGCTGGGGGCGGGGGAGATCCTGCTGAACTCGATGGACGCGGACGGCACGAAGGACGGCTACGACCTGGAGCTGATCACCGCCGTCCGCAGGCACGTCACCGTCCCCGTGATCGCCTCCGGCGGCGCCGGCAGGCTCGCCGACTTCCCGCCGGCCATCGAAGCGGGCGCCGACGCGGTCCTGGCCGCGTCGGTCTTCCACTTCGGCGACCTCCGCATCGCCGACGTGAAACAGACACTCCGCGAGGCGGGCCACCCCGTCAGGTAA